The genome window TAGTTGCTCATAAGCTGCAATAATTTTTTAAAAGTTAAGGAGAAATAGTAAATTATAAAACCTTGTCCATAATATCTTGTACACATTCTGGATTCAATAGTGTACTCGTGTCACCCAGATCGCTTGTGTCGTTTCCTGCTATTTTTCTAAGTATGCGACGCATTATTTTCCCAGAACGAGTTTTAGGTAAACTTTCCGTAAATTGGATTTTATCAAGTTTTGCAATGGGCCCGATTTGTTCGGTAATAATTTGATTGATTTCTTTTCTTAAATTATCGTGGTTTCTGCTTTCTCCAGTTTCTTTTAAGGTTACATATCCATACAATGCGTTTCCTTTGACATCATGTGGGAAACCTACTATAGCACTTTCAGAAACTGCTGGATGTTCATTTATAGCATCTTCTATAGGAGCTGTGCCCAGATTATGTCCAGAGACTATAATTACATCATCTACACGACCGGTTATTCTGTAATAACCTACTTCATCTCTCAATGCGCCATCTCCTGTAAAGTACATGTTTTCAAAAGCAGAGAAATAAGTGTCTTTATAACGTTGGTGATTTCCCCAGATAGTTCTTGCGATACCAGGCCATGGGAATTTTATGCACAAACGGCCATCTACTTGATTACCGTTTATTTCTTTGCCATGTTCATCTAACAATGCGGGTTGAATACCTATAAATGGTAAGGTGGCGTAAGTAGGTTTTGTTGGTGTCACATATGGAATAGGTGTTATCATAATACCGCCAGTTTCAGTTTGCCACCACGTATCCACAATAGGCGATTTTTTCTTTCCGATGTTATCGTCATACCAGTGCCATGCCTCTTCATTAATAGGTTCTCCTACGGTTCCTAAAACTTTTAAAGATGATAAATCATACTTTTCGACGTGTTCCACACCTTCTTTTGCAAGTGCTCTAATAGCTGTAGGAGCTGTATAGAATTGAGTCACTTGATGTTTTTCTACAATTTCCCAAAAGCGTCCATAATCTGGATAGCTTGGTACGCCTTCAAACATAAGGGTTGTTGCTCCGTTTGCTAACGGGCCATAAACTATATAACTGTGTCCAGTGATCCAACCTATGTCTGCCGTACACCAATACACATCATTTTCTTTATATTGAAATACATTCTTAAAAGTATAGGCGCTATACACCATATAGCCAGCTGTGGTATGCACCATTCCTTTGGGCATGCCAGTAGAACCAGAGGTATATAAGATGAATAAAGGATCTTCTGCATCCATAACGGTAGCGACAAGCTCTGTTGAAGCCTCGTCTAACAAAGGCTGCAACCATTCATCACGACCTTCTTTCATACTGATTTCTGTATGTATGCGTTTGGCAACTAAAACACTTTCTACACAGCTACAATCTTTTAAGGCCTCATCTACAATTCCTTTTAAATCGATTGTTTTTGCACCGCGATAGGATCCATCTGATGTGATGACCATTTTACAATCGCTATCCTTAATTCTGGTAGCAATTGCAATCGAAGAAAAACCTGCAAATACCACAGAATGTATGGCTCCTATGCGCGCGCAAGCTAATATGGAGATAGCTAACTCTGGAATCATAGGTAAATAAATACATATGCGATCCCCTTTTTTAATTCCTTTAGCTTTCAGCACATTTGCAAACTTATTGACACGATGGTATAATTCTCTATAAGTAATATGTTGAGGAGCTTCTTTAGGATCGTTAGGTTCAAATAGGATGGCTGTTTTATCGCCTCTAGTAGCGAGATGTCTATCGATGCAGTTTTCTGTAATGTTTAATTTTGCACCTTCAAACCATTTTACTTCTGGTTTTTTAAAGTCCCAACTTAAAACTTGGTCCCATTTCTTGCGCCATAGAAAGTGTTCTTCGGCAATTTCTTCCCAAAATGCTTCAGGGTTATTTACTGATTTTCTATATACTTGATAATATTCTTCTAGGTGTTTTATATGATAATTACTCATGGCTTTTTTTTTATTTATGAATCCCAATGCCTTGGGCTTGATATATGGATTTAATTTCTTCTATTATGGATAGGTCATCTATGGTAGATGGGATGTTGTATTGAAGTTCGTCTGCTATATGGCGTAGTAATTTACGAAGTATTTTACCACTTCTTGTTTTAGGTAATCGGTTCACCACAAGTATATCTTTAAAAGAGGCAACAGCACCTATTTCACGTCTTAAGGCTTGGATAATTTCCTGCGGAATATGAAGTTCATCAGCTAGGTATTCAGGTTTTAAAACGATAAGCCCTAATGGTTTTTGTCCTTTTAAATCGCAATGCACACCAAAAACGGCGCACTCTGCCACTGATTTATGAGAGGCGATGACTTCCTCCATTCCGGCAGTAGATAGTCTATGTCCAGCTACGTTGATAACATCGTCCACGCGACCAGTAATAAATACATATCCATCTTCGTCTCTATAACCTCCATCACCAGAAAAATAATAGCCTGGAAAACGGTCTAAATAATCAGATTTGAATCGTTCTGGATTACCCCATAGATTGCTTAACATTCCTGGTGGTAATGGTAATTTTACAGTAACATAACCTTCAACTCCAGCAGTTACTTCTTTTCCTTCATCGTTTACAATTCGTATATCATAGCCACAAACAGGAAAACCTGCAGAGCCTCCTTTTATAGGCTGTAATTCTACGCCCACCATATTTGCTAACATGGGCCAGCCACTTTCAGTTTGCCACCAGTGGTCTATGACGGGAACTTTTAATTTCTCTTGAGTCCATGTTAATGTGCTGACATCACAACGTTCTCCAGCCAGAAATTGGTATTTTAAACAAGAGATATCAAATGATTGAATCATCACGCCATCAGGGTCTTCTTTTTTAATGGCCCTAATGGCAGTAGGAGCGGTAAACATAACTTTTACACGGTGCTCACTAATCACGCGCCAAAAGGTAGAGGCGTCTGGTGTTCTTACAGGTTTTCCTTCAAATAGAACCGTCGTATTCCTGTTGAGTAAAGGACCATAAGCAATGTAGCTATGTCCAACTACCCAACCCACATCACTTGCTGCCCAGAAGCTGTCTCCTTCATCCACTCCATAAATGTATTTCATGGAGAATTTCAATGCAGTAGCATAACCACCTGTATCTCTTATAATTCCCTTGGGCGTTCCAGTTGTTCCTGAGGTATATAGAATGTAAGATGGGTGCGTTGAGGCTACGGGCACCGCTTCGATAGAATTGGAGGTTTCTACGAGATGTGCATAATCTATATCATAAGGTTTTGCAGGAATTTGTACTCCTAGTTTCCTGTCGTATACAATGACGTGATCTGGTTGGTGTTTCGCTTTCGCGAAAGCGTCATCCACAAAAGGTTTATAAGGGATTATGCGATCTATTTCTATCCCATTAGAAGCTGTGATAATGGCTTTAGGTTTGCAGTCATCAATACGTATGGCCAACTCCTGAGGCGCAAAACCACCAAACACTACAGAATGTA of Nonlabens sp. Ci31 contains these proteins:
- the acs gene encoding acetate--CoA ligase, producing the protein MSNYHIKHLEEYYQVYRKSVNNPEAFWEEIAEEHFLWRKKWDQVLSWDFKKPEVKWFEGAKLNITENCIDRHLATRGDKTAILFEPNDPKEAPQHITYRELYHRVNKFANVLKAKGIKKGDRICIYLPMIPELAISILACARIGAIHSVVFAGFSSIAIATRIKDSDCKMVITSDGSYRGAKTIDLKGIVDEALKDCSCVESVLVAKRIHTEISMKEGRDEWLQPLLDEASTELVATVMDAEDPLFILYTSGSTGMPKGMVHTTAGYMVYSAYTFKNVFQYKENDVYWCTADIGWITGHSYIVYGPLANGATTLMFEGVPSYPDYGRFWEIVEKHQVTQFYTAPTAIRALAKEGVEHVEKYDLSSLKVLGTVGEPINEEAWHWYDDNIGKKKSPIVDTWWQTETGGIMITPIPYVTPTKPTYATLPFIGIQPALLDEHGKEINGNQVDGRLCIKFPWPGIARTIWGNHQRYKDTYFSAFENMYFTGDGALRDEVGYYRITGRVDDVIIVSGHNLGTAPIEDAINEHPAVSESAIVGFPHDVKGNALYGYVTLKETGESRNHDNLRKEINQIITEQIGPIAKLDKIQFTESLPKTRSGKIMRRILRKIAGNDTSDLGDTSTLLNPECVQDIMDKVL
- a CDS encoding AMP-binding protein codes for the protein MSYVDFYRKSMDHPEHFWKTQAAQLDWYKMPQNILSKNKSDHNQWFEDGKLNLSYLCIDTHIKNGYGEQDAIIYDSPVTATKEHISYYKLHLEVSKLAGGLQSLGIEKGDTVIIYMPMIPQALYAMLACLRIGVVHSVVFGGFAPQELAIRIDDCKPKAIITASNGIEIDRIIPYKPFVDDAFAKAKHQPDHVIVYDRKLGVQIPAKPYDIDYAHLVETSNSIEAVPVASTHPSYILYTSGTTGTPKGIIRDTGGYATALKFSMKYIYGVDEGDSFWAASDVGWVVGHSYIAYGPLLNRNTTVLFEGKPVRTPDASTFWRVISEHRVKVMFTAPTAIRAIKKEDPDGVMIQSFDISCLKYQFLAGERCDVSTLTWTQEKLKVPVIDHWWQTESGWPMLANMVGVELQPIKGGSAGFPVCGYDIRIVNDEGKEVTAGVEGYVTVKLPLPPGMLSNLWGNPERFKSDYLDRFPGYYFSGDGGYRDEDGYVFITGRVDDVINVAGHRLSTAGMEEVIASHKSVAECAVFGVHCDLKGQKPLGLIVLKPEYLADELHIPQEIIQALRREIGAVASFKDILVVNRLPKTRSGKILRKLLRHIADELQYNIPSTIDDLSIIEEIKSIYQAQGIGIHK